From Fusarium oxysporum f. sp. lycopersici 4287 chromosome 10, whole genome shotgun sequence, the proteins below share one genomic window:
- a CDS encoding ATPase: MADTPNNNGTRPDSPNQSFVHNQEAPSGTSSDTNVDVENVDEERGKDFIQKRLTLTFQNVIVRVTAPDEALGETLWSWVDPRQLGGLFKRTHRPKRTILHDVSGQVNPGEMLLVLGRPGSGCTSLLRVLSNEREAFQEVEGETRYGSMNHIQARNFRQQIVFNTEDDIHFPTLTVNETMKFALQNKMPRERPEHVGKKGDFVQDMRNKILDSLGIGHTQNTLVGNEFIRGVSGGERKRVSLAEVMATQSPLQFWDQPTRGLDSKTALEFVETLRRDVNTNGKSVVLTTYQAGNGIFDAFDKVIVLAEGRVIYYGLRTAAKSYFEDMGFVCPRGANIADFLTSVTVNTEREIAPGFETWVPNTPEEFEVVYKRSEICRLMRQLTQQPENLGDQVEDLKMAVEREKRQRKWRLGKRGVYTAGLREQIINCTQRQWQTMMGDRMSLVIKVVSAIIQALVCGSLFYNLPLTSESIFLRPGALFFPILYFLLETMSETTASFMGRPILVRHKRFGFYRPTACCIANAITDIPIVMLQVTCFTLILYFMSGLQVDAGKFFTCWIVVNASTLCFLQLFRAVGAMFNHFGLASYISGLFSTILFVYAGYLIPFGKMHPWFRWIFYLNPAAYAFESLMTNEFQGLKLECIAPQYIPFGAGYDSQNRDLRGCTVAGSDGSGMIDGVAYVQQQYDYAVGHTWRGFGVVIGFWIFLIGLTALGFELRNSHGGSSVLLYKRGLRTKKSSDPEKEAGWNTERRLQMPSQYARQSTFSWHNLDYFVQYQGAQKQLLNQVFGFVQPGNLVALMGCSGAGKTTLLDVLAQRKDAGEIRGSILIDGKPQGISFQRMTGYCEQMDVHEATSTVKEALIFSAVLRQPRDIPHKEKLAYVDHIIELLELQDICDALIGTPGAGLSIEQPLDGQSAFNIVRFMRRLVDGGQAVLCTIHQPSAVLFDAFDSLLLLARGGRMAYFGETGQYSKTLLSYFARNGAPCPEGANPAEHIVEVIQGKGEVDVDWIDVWNRSIEREKALEKLEKLNQEALSRTQDELEDTASFATSKWFQWKTVLNRQMIQLWRSPANILIIWQDYVWNKINLHIFAALFSGFTFWMIGDGTFDLQLRLFAIFNFIFVAPGCINQMQPYFLHNRDLFETREKKSKTYHWVAFIGSQTVAEIPYLIICATLYFACWYFTAGFPVEARFSGHVYLQMIFYEFLYTSIGQAIAAYAPNEYFAAIMNPLLIGAGMISFCGVVVPYGAMQAFWKYWLYYLDPFHYLFGGLMGPIIWDVEVKCRPEEFTSFQAPDGQTCGEYMADFLSSNAGYVANPNATGTCDYCAYSTGADYAKTFNLREEFYGWRDTGITALFCISSYALVFLMMKLRSKKTKSARSD, from the exons ATGGCAGATACTCCGAACAATAATGGCACTCGCCCCGACAGCCCGAATCAGTCCTTCGTTCATAACCAGGAAGCTCCCTCTGGAACCTCGAGTGATACTAATGTAGACGTCGAGAACGTTGACGAGGAGAGAGGCAAGGATTTCATTCAGAAACGCTTAACATTAACGTTTCAAAATGTTATCGTACGCGTTACGGCTCCTGATGAAGCATTGGGTGAGACTCTTTGGTCCTGGGTTGATCCTCGTCAATTGGGTGGTTTGTTCAAGAGAACACATAGGCCGAAGAGA ACTATCCTACATGATGTTTCTGGTCAAGTGAACCCTGGCGAAATG CTTCTGGTGCTTGGTCGACCAGGCTCAGGTTGCACATCCCTACTTCGGGTGCTTTCTAACGAACGAGAGGCCTTCCAAGAGGTTGAGGGCGAGACGAGATACGGAAGCATGAATCATATTCAAGCAAGGAACTTTCGACAGCAGATCGTTTTCAACACTGAAG ATGACATCCACTTCCCAACTCTGACCGTCAACGAGACCATGAAGTTTGCTCTCCAGAACAAAATGCCTCGAGAGAGACCTGAACATGTCGGAAAGAAGGGCGATTTCGTCCAGGACATGCGAAACAAGATACTTGACTCTCTAGGCATTGGCCACACGCAAAATACACTCGTCGGCAATGAGTTCATCCGTGGTGTATCTGGcggagagaggaagagagtaTCCCTAGCTGAAGTGATGGCCACCCAG AGTCCCTTGCAGTTCTGGGATCAGCCAACTCGAGGCCTCGATTCCAAGACGGCTCTGGAGTTTGTGGAGACTTTGCGACGAGATGTCAATACAAACGGCAAGTCTGTGGTTTTAACAACCTATCAAGCCGGAAACGGCATCTTTGATGCCTTTGACAAGGTTATTGTGCTGGCCGAAGGACGTGTCATCTACTACGGCCTCCGCACCGCCGCCAAGTCGTACTTCGAGGACATGGGCTTCGTTTGTCCTCGTGGCGCCAACATTGCCGACTTCCTCACATCTGTTACCGTCAACACGGAGAGAGAGATTGCTCCCGGATTTGAAACTTGGGTTCCGAATACCCCTGAAGAGTTTGAGGTTGTCTACAAGAGAAGTGAAATTTGTCGCCTGATGAGACAGCTCACTCAACAACCAGAGAACTTAGGCGATCAAGTTGAagatttgaagatggcagTTGAGCGAGAGAAGCGACAGCGGAAATGGAGACTTGGCAAGAGAGGTGTTTATACTGCCGGCCTTCGCGAGCAAATCATCAACTGCACCCAACG CCAATGGCAAACCATGATGGGCGACCGCATGTCTCTTGTGATCAAGGTCGTTTCCGCCATCATCCAAGCTCTCGTCTGCGGCAGCTTGTTCTACAATCTCCCGCTGACGAGCGAGTCCATCTTTCTACGGCCCGGtgctctcttcttccccatCCTCTACTTCTTATTGGAGACTATGTCAGAGACGACAGCCTCGTTCATGGGCCGCCCTATCCTGGTGCGCCACAAGCGATTTGGGTTCTATCGACCCACGGCCTGTTGTATCGCCAACGCCATCACAGATATCCCTATTGTTATGCTACAGGTTACGTGCTTCACGTTGATTCTCTACTTCATGAGTGGGCTTCAAGTCGACGCGGGCAAGTTCTTCACTTGCTGGATTGTAGTGAACGCAAGCACTCTCTGTTTCCTCCAGTTGTTCCGTGCGGTCGGAGCCATGTTCAACCATTTCGGTCTTGCGAGCTACATCTCCGGATTATTTTCCACGATACTCTTCGTCTACGCAG GTTATCTGATCCCATTCGGCAAGATGCATCCCTGGTTCCGCTGGATTTTCTATCTCAACCCAGCTGCCTACGCATTCGAGTCCTTGATGACGAACGAATTCCAGGGCCTCAAGCTCGAGTGTATCGCTCCACAGTATATCCCCTTTGGTGCTGGGTACGACAGTCAGAATCGGGACTTGAGAGGCTGCACTGTTGCCGGTAGCGATGGGTCTGGCATGATTGATGGTGTCGCATACGTTCAACAGCAGTACGACTATGCAGTTGGACATACCTGGCGTGGATTCGGTGTCGTGATTGGCTTTTGGATTTTCCTCATCGGTCTTACGGCACTTGGCTTTGAGCTACGGAACAGCCACGGAGGATCGTCTGTTCTGCTTTACAAGAGAGGGCTACGGACCAAGAAGAGTTCGGACCCCGAAAAGGAAGCCGGTTGGAACACGGAACGGCGTCTGCAAATGCCTTCTCAATATGCGCGACAATCAACCTTTTCTTGGCATAACCTGGACTACTTTGTTCAGTATCAGGGTGCGCAGAAGCAGCTTCTGAATCAGGTGTTTGGATTTGTCCAGCCGGGAAACCTTGTTGCTTTGATGGGCTGCTCTGGTGCAGGGAAGACGAC CCTCCTAGATGTCCTCGCTCAACGCAAAGATGCAGGAGAAATCCGCGGTTCAATTCTCATCGATGGAAAGCCTCAAGGGATTTCCTTCCAGAGAATGACTGGCTATTGCGAACAAATGGACGTTCATGAGGCTACTTCAACAGTTAAAGAAGctctcatcttctcagctGTCTTGCGGCAACCGAGAGATATTCCGCACAAGGAGAAACTTGCGTATGTTGACCACATCATCGAACTGTTGGAGCTCCAGGATATCTGTGATGCCCTTATTGGAA CCCCTGGCGCCGGCCTTAGCATCGAGCAGC CTTTGGACGGCCAGTCTGCTTTCAATATCGTTCGTTTCATGCGACGTCTTGTCGACGGCGGCCAAGCTGTCTTGTGTACGATTCATCAACCTTCCGCAGTGCTCTTCGATGCGTTTGACTCTCTATTGCTCTTGGCCAGGGGTGGGCGCATGGCGTACTTTGGCGAAA CTGGACAATATTCCAAGACACTTCTCAGCTACTTTGCCAGGAATGGTGCCCCTTGCCCAGAAGGTGCGAATCCAGCCGAACACATCGTTGAGGTTATCCAGGGTAAGGGCGAAGTCGACGTTGACTGGATCGATGTATGGAACCGATCTATCGAGCGCGAGAAAGctttggagaagcttgagaagttgaaCCAAGAAGCTCTGTCACGGACTCAAGACGAACTGGAGGACACCGCCAGCTTCGCCACATCTAAATGGTTCCAGTGGAAGACTGTCCTCAACAGACAGATGATTCAGCTCTGGCGATCTCCGGCAA ACATATTAATCATATGGCAGGACTACGTGTGGAACAAGATCAACTTGCACATTTTTGCTGCTCTCTTCAGCGGATTTACTTTCTGGATGATTGGAGATGGCACGTTCGACCTTCAGCTGAGACTCTTCGCCATATTCAACTTCATTTTTGTGGCTCCAGGCTGTATCAACCAGATGCAGCCGTATTTCTTGCACAATCGAGATCTGTTTGAGACTCGAGAGAAGAAA TCGAAAACGTATCACTGGGTTGCTTTTATCGGATCGCAGACTGTTGCTGAGATTCCATATTTGATCATTTGCGCGACTCTCTACTTTGCCTGTTGGTACTTTACTGCCGGTTTCCCAGTCGAGGCGAGATTCTCGGGACATGTTTATCTCCAGATGATCT TCTACGAGTTCTTGTATACCTCCATTGGGCAGGCCATTGCTGCATACGCACCAAACGAGTACTTTGCCGCGATTATGAACCCGCTGCTCATCGGAGCTGGAATGATCTCGTTCTGCGGTGTCGTAGTCCCGTACGGCGCGATGCAAGCCTTCTGGAAGTACTGGCTTTACTACCTTGACCCATTCCACTATCTCTTTGGTGGCCTGATGGGCCCTATTATCTGGGACGTAGAAGTCAAATGTCGTCCCGAGGAGTTTACTTCCTTCCAAGCTCCAGACGGCCAGACCTGCGGAGAGTACATGGCTGACTTCCTAAGTTCGAATGCCGGTTACGTGGCGAATCCCAATGCCACTGGGACTTGCGACTACTGTGCCTATTCAACAGGAGCAGACTATGCAAAGACCTTCAATCTTCGAGAAGAATTCTATGGCTGGAGAGAT ACTGGCATCACTGCGCTCTTCTGCATCTCCTCCTACGCTCTTGTGTttttgatgatgaaattgaggagcaagaagacaaagagTGCCCGATCTGACTAA
- a CDS encoding hypothetical protein (At least one base has a quality score < 10), translated as MNATKWRISKACQECRVKKIRCNGVMPCQNCRLRSLGCVYREKARNRPRKIKPRTAASEAIGSHDTFEAPSIEPSDEGSNVPLTPNVDVAVSASPAPSAFASERSINNNSVAATHRASPSCLLQLYYGPSSNFALLNLIYHQIEGTRPNAPSREGVEEVGPGLDLFRDRRLFFGDLADNQRPTSVSEDYSAMLIDPETAKRLLDRYLLTYWHGLPVMSKETYRRRLDALFKRPILDFDCPETIIIMLGVGLGASMAGEEAIAEFLFQKAKQGAAKLDEFLGFVLTYPHGHFQSERARPNSSFLHVGTAVRTAVAAGLHKDACMRPGETQEAVDQRRIMYWSLFFWETWNCFVVGRPSSVPDLGQSMPVPGDHQLLVSLATLSRIMDKCAKRIYSPRHDSLLPVWNAAIEIRRELHCFAEQQLKDMKFCLVGDPSTGERGVCQAMVSTMYHHTLLLTFRPFLILRAKLKQENSSSENTSAESLHTPPRWLDNACEYCLEAARNSIGFLTASCATNILCRDIKYHGFFIEGACYALAFDMLQEKTKTAHRNLPWIHSGLRCLRSMVTKAGANAGQLPTTIASIEQMVRSVFPSFELKHDVDPDVRQAQAQQPSDSTLPGSPFMPHASGIREEPTFTFPSMPFGF; from the exons ATGAACGCGACAAAATGGAGAATCTCTAAGGCGTGCCAGGAATGCCGCGTCAAAAAGATCAGGTGCAATGGCGTAATGCCTTGCCAGAATTGCAGGCTGAGAAGCCTCGGCTGCGTATACCGCGAGAAGGCTCGCAATCGCCCGCGCAAGATCAAGCCGCGAACAGCCGCATCTGAGGCAATCGGGTCACACGATACCTTCGAAGCGCCCTCGATTGAGCCATCCGATGAGGGCTCAAACGTACCTCTGACTCCTAATGTAGACGTCGCCGTGTCTGCGTCACCAGCTCCTTCGGCGTTTGCGAGCGAACGCAGTATCAACAACAATAGCGTCGCCGCCACTCACCGAGCATCGCCTTCATGTCTACTTCAGCTTTATTATGGGCCCTCGTCAAACTTCGCTTTACTCAACTTGATATATCACCAGATTGAAGGAACTCGTCCCAATGCCCCGTCTCGCGAAGGTGTCGAAGAAGTTGGTCCTGGCCTGGATCTGTTCAGAGATCGAAGGTTGTTCTTTGGTGACCTGGCAGACAACCAGCGGCCAACATCAGTCTCCGAGGACTACTCAGCCATGCTTATCGACCCAGAAACAGCAAAGAGGTTACTCGACAGATACCTTCTCACTTACTGGCACGGCTTACCTGTGATGAGCAAGGAGACTTACCGCCGCCGCCTAGACGCTCTCTTCAAACGACCCATCCTTGATTTTGATTGTCCAgaaaccatcatcatcatgctggGTGTGGGCCTCGGGGCTTCAATGGCTGGGGAGGAAGCGATTGCGGAGTTCTTATTTCAGAAAGCGAAGCAAGGCGCTGCTAAGCTGGATGAG TTTCTGGGCTTTGTGCTGACATACCCTCACGGTCATTTCCAGTCTGAAAGAGCGCGGCCAAACTCAAGTTTCCTCCACGTCGGAACTGCAGTAAGAAcagctgttgctgctggccttCATAAAGACGCATGTATGCGACCTGGGGAAACACAAGAGGCTGTCGACCAACGGAGGATCATGTATTGGAGTTTATTCTTCTGGGAAAC GTGGAATTGCTTTGTTGTCGGTCGCCCCAGCTCGGTTCCCGATCTAGGTCAGAGCATGCCTGTCCCGGGAGATCATCAGCTCTTGGTCTCTTTGGCCACGCTATCCAGGATCATGGATAAATGCGCCAAGCGCATCTACAGCCCGCGGCATGACTCTTTATTGCCAGTTTGGAATGCAGCCATAGAAATCCGCCGAGAGCTTCACTGTTTCGCAGAACAGCAGCTCAAAGACATGAAGTTTTGCCTTGTAGGAGACCCGAGCACCGGAGAACGTGGAGTTTGTCAAGCCATGGTGTCTACGA TGTATCACCACACTCTTTTGTTGACGTTCCGCCCATTCTTGATCCTCCGAGCGAAGTTGAAGCAAGAGAATTCATCTTCCGAAAACACCTCTGCGGAGAGCTTACACACGCCTCCACGCTGGCTTGACAACGCCTGTGAATACTGCCTCGAGGCGGCAAGAAATTCCATTGGATTCTTGACAGCCTCTTGCGCTACAAACATTCTTTGCCGC GATATCAAATACCATGGCTTTTTTATCGAAGGTGCATGCTACGCTTTGGCCTTTGACATGCTGCaggagaagacgaagacggcTCACCGCAACCTCCCTTGGATCCACTCCGGCCTGAGATGCCTTCGTTCCATGGTTACTAAGGCTGGGGCCAATGCTGGCCAGCTACCAACTACAATTGCGTCAATCGAGCAAATGGTTCGCTCCGTATTTCCGTCTTTCGAGCTGAAGCACGATGTGGATCCGGATGTGCGGCAAGCTCAGGCTCAACAACCCTCAGACTCTACATTGCCAGGCTCCCCATTCATGCCGCACGCTAGCGGGATCAGAGAGGAGCCGACATTCACTTTTCCTTCAATGCCGTTCGGCTTTTGA